The proteins below are encoded in one region of Arthrobacter sp. CJ23:
- a CDS encoding PKD domain-containing protein codes for MKIKHSARWLSQTLVLATLIAGSLLTGSSGALADSSYGTESISYSGVNYPPTADKPQSKLWWNDGSWWADMWTSGSGWHIYRLDRSAQAWVDTGVLNDSRNSTLADTLWDGEHLYIASHVVAKSVSKSNQQAKLYRYSYANGTYTLDNGFPTTINNNSSETMTIDKDTTGAIWATWTQVGGNASAGFTNTVYVNNSLPGGTNWATPFVLPVSNPNPAADDISAVVAFGQNKIGVMWSDQLTGSMWWATRTDGTAPASASSWKVQPAIQGNKQADDHMNLKTLQADNSGRVYASVKTSLNEISGDPALPQLQLLVFKPGTGSFSVSTISTLGDCVSRPQIVLDTQNNLVHAFQTAPSTSVSGCAFSGVAGSIYEKTASMDDPVFVSGRGTPIIQDDESDNINNVTTTKQSVNSTTGLVVLASDDVTKRYWFADRSLDAVTPPPVAAFTATPTSGTAPLDVSFTDTSTGTPTSWSWTFGDGGTSTVQNPSHSYAAAGIFTATLTATNSSGSTSATSTITVSPAPPAAGVSVVGSTTATAGTASATVAMAAPAGTAAGDVLVAAITADFNPTMASVPAGWVPMVNALSINSGPSSGARAFAYYYVVGAADPLSYTWTLSTAVKWGAGITSYRGVSNTAPLDGPVVTAVDASYTATSITAPSITTATDGAMLIGGVACDCASPVVSAPSGWTERWETTAGQVAELADRPQATAGASGTATWTLSAARAVAAWRTALKPAS; via the coding sequence ATGAAGATCAAGCATTCCGCCAGATGGCTGAGCCAGACGCTCGTTCTGGCCACACTGATTGCAGGTTCACTCCTCACAGGCTCCAGCGGCGCATTGGCCGACAGCAGCTATGGCACGGAGAGCATCAGCTATTCCGGCGTCAACTACCCCCCGACGGCCGACAAGCCGCAGAGCAAGCTGTGGTGGAACGACGGTTCCTGGTGGGCGGACATGTGGACGTCAGGCAGCGGCTGGCACATCTATCGCCTGGACCGCAGTGCGCAGGCGTGGGTGGACACCGGGGTCCTGAATGACAGCCGCAACAGCACGTTGGCGGACACGCTGTGGGACGGCGAGCATCTCTACATCGCCTCCCACGTGGTCGCCAAGAGTGTGTCGAAGTCCAACCAACAGGCCAAGCTCTACAGGTACAGCTACGCCAATGGCACCTACACACTGGACAATGGTTTCCCGACGACCATCAACAACAACAGCAGCGAAACGATGACCATCGACAAGGACACCACCGGTGCGATCTGGGCCACGTGGACGCAGGTCGGCGGCAACGCGTCCGCCGGCTTTACCAACACGGTCTATGTCAACAACTCCCTGCCTGGAGGTACCAACTGGGCCACCCCCTTCGTCCTTCCTGTCTCCAACCCGAATCCGGCAGCTGACGATATCTCGGCCGTCGTGGCCTTCGGCCAAAACAAGATCGGGGTGATGTGGAGCGACCAGCTCACCGGCTCCATGTGGTGGGCAACCCGCACTGACGGAACGGCCCCGGCGTCGGCTTCTTCGTGGAAGGTTCAACCGGCAATTCAGGGCAATAAACAAGCCGATGACCACATGAACCTCAAAACGCTGCAGGCCGACAACTCCGGCCGCGTCTACGCGTCCGTAAAGACCAGCCTTAACGAAATTTCAGGGGACCCCGCGCTGCCCCAGCTTCAGCTGCTGGTCTTCAAACCCGGCACTGGTTCCTTCTCGGTCTCCACAATTTCCACCTTGGGTGATTGCGTCTCACGCCCGCAGATTGTGCTGGACACCCAGAACAATCTGGTGCACGCGTTCCAAACCGCACCGTCAACCTCCGTCAGCGGCTGCGCCTTCTCCGGCGTGGCAGGCAGCATCTATGAAAAAACCGCCTCCATGGACGATCCTGTTTTCGTGTCCGGCCGCGGCACACCCATCATTCAGGACGACGAATCTGACAACATCAACAATGTGACCACCACCAAGCAGAGCGTGAACAGCACAACCGGCTTGGTGGTGCTGGCCAGCGACGACGTAACGAAGCGCTACTGGTTCGCCGACAGGAGCCTGGACGCGGTCACGCCCCCACCGGTGGCGGCATTCACCGCCACCCCGACCAGCGGTACGGCGCCGCTGGACGTCAGCTTCACGGACACCTCCACGGGCACGCCGACGTCCTGGTCCTGGACCTTCGGTGACGGCGGAACCTCCACGGTACAGAACCCCTCCCACAGCTACGCTGCGGCCGGCATATTCACCGCGACCCTGACGGCCACCAACAGCTCGGGCTCAACCTCCGCCACCTCAACCATCACGGTCAGCCCGGCGCCGCCGGCTGCCGGGGTGAGCGTGGTCGGGTCCACCACAGCGACGGCAGGAACAGCGTCTGCCACCGTGGCAATGGCCGCCCCTGCCGGAACGGCTGCCGGCGATGTGCTGGTGGCCGCAATCACCGCGGACTTCAACCCGACAATGGCGTCCGTGCCGGCGGGCTGGGTGCCCATGGTCAATGCGCTGTCGATCAACAGTGGTCCTTCCTCGGGAGCCCGTGCATTCGCCTACTACTACGTGGTGGGCGCAGCCGATCCGCTCAGTTACACGTGGACCCTGAGCACAGCCGTGAAGTGGGGCGCCGGCATCACCAGTTACCGTGGCGTCAGCAACACCGCACCACTGGACGGCCCGGTGGTCACCGCCGTTGACGCCAGCTACACGGCAACCAGCATCACCGCCCCGAGCATCACCACCGCCACTGACGGCGCCATGCTGATTGGCGGCGTCGCGTGTGATTGCGCGTCGCCCGTGGTGTCCGCACCGAGCGGCTGGACCGAGCGTTGGGAGACCACCGCCGGCCAGGTGGCCGAACTGGCCGACCGGCCCCAGGCTACGGCCGGAGCCAGCGGCACGGCTACCTGGACCCTGAGTGCAGCCCGGGCGGTCGCCGCTTGGCGGACCGCACTGAAGCCGGCCTCCTAA
- a CDS encoding glycosyltransferase family 2 protein, which produces MNLPWVLRRMPSYVDEVIIVDGRSRDGTVEVARALRSDVVVVNEQRKGKGVAVRAGLAASSGDIIVMLDADGSMDPQEIGWFVSPLQHDYDFVKGSRYVTGGGSEDLTHLRSAGNRALTGLANAVLHSNYSDLCYGYLAFRRECIRILEPESDGFEIETELIVRAARAGLRIAEVPSNELGRISGASNLQTFRDGWRVLGTLARECLLWEAPTAGARPEALRRVAYAYAKVRVPHTPTDPQSVLSMVRSA; this is translated from the coding sequence ATGAATCTTCCATGGGTCCTCCGCCGCATGCCTTCGTATGTGGACGAAGTGATCATCGTGGATGGGCGCTCCAGGGATGGCACTGTGGAGGTTGCCCGCGCACTCCGCTCCGACGTCGTGGTGGTGAATGAGCAGCGGAAGGGAAAAGGCGTCGCAGTGCGTGCGGGACTCGCCGCATCCTCGGGCGACATCATCGTGATGCTGGATGCGGACGGAAGCATGGACCCGCAGGAGATCGGGTGGTTCGTTTCCCCGCTCCAGCATGACTACGATTTCGTCAAAGGCTCCCGGTACGTCACCGGTGGCGGCTCAGAGGACCTGACGCATTTGCGGAGTGCCGGCAACCGGGCGCTGACCGGCCTGGCCAATGCAGTGCTGCACAGCAACTACTCCGATCTTTGCTACGGATACCTGGCCTTCCGCAGGGAGTGCATCAGGATCCTGGAACCCGAATCCGATGGTTTCGAGATCGAGACCGAACTGATCGTGCGGGCAGCCAGGGCCGGTCTTCGGATCGCCGAGGTGCCCAGCAACGAGCTGGGCCGGATTTCCGGTGCCTCGAACCTGCAGACCTTCCGCGATGGGTGGCGGGTCCTGGGGACGCTCGCGCGGGAATGCCTGCTTTGGGAGGCGCCCACCGCCGGTGCCCGGCCCGAAGCCCTCCGCCGCGTGGCCTATGCGTACGCGAAGGTGAGGGTCCCGCACACGCCCACCGACCCCCAGAGCGTCCTGTCCATGGTCCGGAGCGCCTAG